A region from the Tigriopus californicus strain San Diego chromosome 9, Tcal_SD_v2.1, whole genome shotgun sequence genome encodes:
- the LOC131886588 gene encoding histone acetyltransferase KAT6B-like, whose translation MPPKAARPAASGPTAWTGPATASATGASPEDEDEEEGSSSGSGSGSGSDSGSGSGDSSDSDNDQDDDDSGSSSSSSGSSSSDSDSSATSQRSTTRSIAAATAAEPAGPKAPAKAGTSLAGHRKVAPKKSATAKPIAQATALTKSNLSESNSEDSDFGEFSLTKFTSKAKAAKNSALSASLPSTASSSASNTPKPNATPQTTGRPGLAPAGASPAGPPTTQSSGRTASGRTVRSPGSQATPSAAPGPITSMSHYGSIFNTTSEDSDVDGGRPTPATGSSQTAGAHTPTAKKASPPKKAHGKNNTLKVRVNSKKLKAQEPPSKASRPASHAKAAPKTTPKSVGAKAGGKAPPKTKTPLSKRSVSVSSVSSSSSLXASAASAANGLKKKGRGALSGTSHSQGGAGASAGLKKGVKPTVKAKKPSVALSTDESDVGDRHATARPTTRQTRGAAPRRSKHITGRGEIDSESEVDQTGNSSSVGGGGGGGGGGGGGASGASGRFSPKKKTNYAHGNSSLNQRAPLSGVPLLPPVRRDLDGLPPIETRKCPIPGCDSSGHLGGKLDRHFLAEACPVYHNTTRKACRDMRSELNKRAQVRKKALVALSTKSPLQSPTSEQKKHFKLIKEERSDFSESDVPFSMEEPPEEREPDLKPYASDWDMKLFREAQGLASEDLENSLKGLPDAKTTKYLEMGKNEMEVWYQSPYPEEFTTLPKIYLCEFCLKYMKSASVLRRHAAKCVWKHPPGDEIYRKDKLSVFEICGKRHKQYCQNLCLLAKFFLDHKTLYFDVEPFLFYVMTTADSEGCHIVGYFSKEKNSFLNYNVSCILTLPPYQRQGFGRLLIDFSYLLSRVEGKIGSPEKPLSDLGLITYRAYWKDVLLEYICNFPERETSIKSFSEEMGINSCDIVSTLQYLGMIKYWKGQHVILKKEDLIDTYMAKVRNRPKGRQIYANALKWKPYEPSSKEKRHAELIKKSQEERQKKR comes from the exons ATGCCGCCCAAAGCGGCTCGCCCCGCGGCTTCGGGTCCAACCGCCTGGACGGGCCCGGCCACCGCCTCGGCGACCGGCGCCAGTCccgaggatgaggacgaggaagagggcAGTTCGTCGGGTTCGGGTTCCGGCTCGGGCTCGGACTCGGGCTCGGGTTCGGGCGACTCGTCCGACTCCGACAACGACCAGGATGATGACGACTCGGGCTCGTCGAGTTCGTCCAGTGGATCCAGTTCTTCCGACTCGGATTCCTCGGCCACCTCACAA CGTTCGACAACCCGGTCCATCGCCGCAGCCACGGCCGCGGAGCCCGCCGGGCCA AAAGCGCCGGCCAAAGCGGGGACGAGCCTGGCCGGTCACCGGAAAGTGGCGCCCAAAAAGTCGGCCACTGCTAAACCCATCGCCCAAGCCACGGCCCTGACCAAGTCCAATTTGAGCGAGTCCAACAGCGAAGACTCGGACTTTGGCGAGTTCTCGCTCACCAAATTCAcgtccaaggccaaggccgcCAAAAACTCGGCTTTGTCGGCCAGTCTCCCCAGTACGGCCTCCAGTTCGGCTAGCAATACGCCCAAACCCAATGCCACCCCTCAGACTACCGGTCGCCCCGGATTGGCCCCGGCTGGGGCCAGTCCGGCCGGTCCGCCCACCACACAGAGTAGTGGTCGGACGGCCAGTGGTCGAACGGTCCGGAGTCCAGGCTCGCAGGCCACCCCCTCGGCCGCCCCCGGGCCCATCACCAGTATGTCGCACTATGGCAGCATCTTCAACACTACCTCGGAAGACAGTGACGTGGATGGCGGTCGGCCCACCCCGGCCACCGGATCGTCTCAGACCGCCGGGGCCCACACGCCCACAGCCAAGAAGGCCAGTCCGCCGAAAAAGGCCCATGGCAAAAACAATACGCTCAAGGTGCGGGTCAACTCCAAGAAACTCAAGGCCCAAGAGCCGCCCAGTAAGGCCTCGCGGCCTGCCAGCCACGCCAAAGCCGCGCCCAAGACCACTCCCAAATCGGTGGGCGCCAAAGCGGGCGGTAAGGCCCCGCCCAAGACCAAGACGCCCCTGTCCAAGCGTAGTGTGAGCGTGTCCAGTGTCTCCAGTAGTTCGAGT CTGNCCGCCAGTGCCGCCAGTGCCGCCAATGGGCTGAAAAAGAAAGGTCGCGGGGCATTGAGTGGGACCAGTCACAGCCAGGGCGGGGCCGGGGCGTCCGCTGGCCTTAAGAAAGGCGTCAAGCCCAcggtcaaggccaagaagccGTCGGTGGCCTTGAGCACGGACGAGAGTGATGTGGGCGATCGTCATGCCACGGCCCGACCGACTACCCGACAAACGCGAG GTGCCGCACCGAGACGCAGCAAGCACATTACGGGCCGCGGGGAAATCGATTCCGAATCAGAAGTGGACCAAACCGGGAATAGCTCATCTGTGGGTGGTGGcgggggaggaggaggcgggggaggaggaggcgcCTCGGGGGCGAGTGGCCGATTTTCGCCCAAGAAAAAGACCAACTACGCCCACGGCAACTCATCCTTGAATCAGCGGGCCCCGCTGTCAGGCGTGCCGCTCCTCCCACCCGTGAGACGAGATCTCGACGGATTGCCGCCCATCGAAACCCGGAAATGTCCAATTCCCGGCTGCGACTCTTCCGGACATTTAG GCGGAAAACTGGATCGCCATTTCTTGGCCGAGGCCTGCCCAGTCTATCACAACACCACACGCAAGGCCTGTCGAGATATGCGGTCCGAGTTGAATAAACGGGCTCAGGTTCGGAAGAAGGCTTTGGTGGCGCTGTCCACGAAATCCCCTCTCCAATCCCCGACCTCTGAGCAAAAGAAGCACTTCAAACTG ATCAAGGAGGAGCGGTCCGATTTTTCCGAGAGCGACGTCCCGTTCTCAATGGAAGAACCTCCCGAGGAGCGCGAGCCGGATTTGAAGCCGTATGCCTCGGACTGGGACATGAAGTTGTTCCGTGAGGCTCAAGGCTTGGCCAGTGAGGACCTCGAGAATAGTCTGAAGGGTTTGCCCGACGCCAAGACCACCAAGTACCTGGAGATgggcaaaaatgaaatggag GTCTGGTACCAGAGTCCCTATCCTGAGGAGTTCACCACTTTGCCGAAGATCTACTTGTGCGAGTTCTGCCTGAAGTACATGAAGAGTGCGAGCGTGCTGCGGCGCCACGCGGCCAAATGCGTGTGGAAGCACCCGCCCGGCGACGAGATCTACCGCAAGGACAAGCTCTCCGTGTTCGAGATCTGCGGCAAGCGCCACAAGCAGTACTGCCAGAACCTGTGTCTCCTGGCCAAATTCTTCCTGGACCACAAGACACTCTACTTCGACGTCGAGCCCTTCCTGTTCTACGTGATGACCACGGCCGACTCCGAGGGCTGCCACATCGTGGGCTACTTCAGCAAGGAGAAGAACTCATTCCTCAACTACAACGTGTCCTGCATCCTCACGCTCCCGCCCTATCAGCGCCAGGGCTTTGGCCGCCTCCTCATCGACTTCTCGTACTTGCTCTCGCGGGTCGAGGGCAAGATCGGATCACCCGAGAAGCCGCTCTCTGACTTGGGTCTGATCACGTATCGGGCTTACTGGAAAGATGTGCTGCTCGAGTACATCTGCAACTTCCCGGAGCGCGAGACCTCGATCAAGAGCTTCAGCGAGGAGATGGGCATCAACTCGTGCGATATTGTATCCACCTTGCAGTACTTGGGCATGATCAAGTACTGGAAGGGGCAGCATGTGATATTGAAGAAGGAGGATCTCATCGACACGTACATGGCCAAAGTGCGGAATCGTCCCAAGGGACGACAAATCTACGCCAACGCTCTCAAATGGAAGCCCTATGAGCCTAGCTCCAAAGAGAAGCGACACGCTGAGCTCatcaaaaaaagccaagaggaGCGACAGAAAAAGCGTTAA
- the LOC131886896 gene encoding 3-phosphoinositide-dependent protein kinase 1-like, protein MSGASSGAVADARVSSSSSSSSSLPAGLRGVGGVRSSGGPVGGPLASASVISSSTDVLRTDRPSVLPPSGSGSVGSVTGGGSGSVGGSVGGVRRQSVQDFYFGRLIGEGSFSSVFLAREVSSNRELAIKVCDKRHILREKKQDYIQSEKRILVFIHAHWDEKRPFFVRIQSTFQDAQRLYFVMTYAKNGDLLKFIERMAQKDIDCTQFYAGQLLAAVEFLHEHGILHRDLKPENILLTERMHILITDFGSAKFLPPMRRAHAHPGEVNESRRPTDDDVDDTSDYSGEPPPKRASFVGTAQYVSPEILTGQPSTRASDLWAIGCILYQMCTGLPPFQSQSEYLIFQKIQRLEYCFHEGFDENAKDLVRQLLVIAPTERLGALDAVYYQSIRAHPFFMGLDFESLHEATPPALAPFLPRADEPDSCWRRNPAMKPGVGDLARLQIDTPGSSDDELERAVLRPISSSDSTSISSMTMLESGGGGKGRGKNIVNITDEERRRLLDDQSRTNKFHRFVEGNLIIKQGILDKKKGLWSRRRMFLLTEGPHLYYVDPDAMVLKGEIPWDPSIRPEIRDFKIFFVHTPNRVYYLIDPENTSKEWCHAVEEVKAYYFGASNSPSKVKSKAVSAVSSSSSPS, encoded by the exons ATGAGTGGCGCGAGTAGTGGCGCTGTGGCCGACGCCCGGgtgtcctcgtcctcctcgtcgtcgtcgtcgttgccTGCGGGCTTGAGAGGCGTAGGCGGGGTTCGCTCGAGCGGCGGGCCGGTGGGTGGGCCGTTGGCCAGCGCCTCGGTCATCTCGTCGAGTACGGACGTCCTCAGGACGGACCGGCCATCGGTCCTGCCCCCGAGTGGGAGTGGCAGTGTTGGGTCGGTGACCGGTGGTGGGAGTGGCAGTGTGGGTGGCAGTGTGGGTGGGGTTCGTCGTCAGAGTGTGCAGGACTTTTACTTCGGTCGTTTGATCGGCGAAGGCTCTTTTTCCAGCGTGTTCCTGGCCCGCGAAGTCAGTTCCAATCGGGAATTGGCCATTAAAGTGTGCGACAAGCGGCACATTTTGCGCGAAAAGAAGCAGGACTACATTCAGTCCGAGAAACGCATCCTCGTTTTCATCCACGCCCATTGGGACGAGAAGCGACCCTTCTTTGTGCGCATTCAATCCACGTTTCAG GATGCTCAACGTCTCTATTTTGTCATGACCTACGCCAAGAATGGCGACCTCCTCAAGTTCATTGAGCGCATGGCCCAGAAGGACATTGACTGCACGCAGTTCTACGCCGGTCAGCTCCTCGCCGCTGTCGAGTTCTTGCACGAGCACGGCATTCTCCACCGCGACCTCAAGCCCGAGAATATTCTGCTCACTGAGCGTATGCACATCCTCATCACGGACTTTGGCAGCGCCAAGTTCCTCCCGCCTATGCGACGGGCCCACGCCCACCCGGGCGAAGTGAACGAAAGTCGGCGGCCGACGGACGATGATGTCGACGACACCTCAGACTACTCCGGCGAGCCCCCGCCCAAGCGCGCCTCCTTCGTCGGCACGGCCCAATATGTCAGTCCGGAGATTCTCACCGGACAGCCGTCGACCCGCGCCTCTGACCTGTGGGCCATTGGCTGCATCCTCTACCAGATGTGCACGGGCTTGCCCCCATTTCAGTCCCAGTCGGAGTACCTCATCTTTCAGAAAATCCAGCGTCTGGAGTACTGTTTCCACGAGGGATTCGATGAGAATGCCAAGGATCTGGTGCGCCAGCTTTTGGTCATCGCACCCACGGAGCGCTTGGGTGCCTTGGACGCAGTCTATTACCAATCCATTCGAGCGCACCCTTTCTTCATGGGTCTAGACTTTGAGAGTCTGCACGAAGCCACTCCGCCCGCCTTGGCGCCCTTTCTGCCTCGGGCGGACGAGCCGGACTCGTGTTGGCGGCGAAACCCGGCCATGAAGCCGGGCGTGGGCGACTTGGCCCGCCTGCAGATCGACACGCCGGGCTCGAGCGACGATGAGTTGGAGCGCGCCGTCCTTCGACCCATCAGCAGCAGCGACTCCACGTCCATCAGCTCGATGACCATGTTAGAGAGCGGTGGGGGCGGGAAAGGGCGTGGCAAGAATATAGTAAACATCACGGATGAGGAACGTAGACGCTTGCTTGACGATCAGAGTCGGACCAACAAGTTCCACCGATTTGTCGAGGGCAATCTGATCATCAAACAAG GCATTCTCGACAAGAAGAAAGGTCTGTGGTCGCGTCGACGCATGTTCCTCCTTACGGAAGGTCCCCACTTGTATTATGTGGATCCCGACGCCATGGTGCTCAAGGGTGAGATCCCTTGGGACCCGAGCATTCGCCCCGAAATCAGAGACTTCAAGATCTTCTTCGTGCACACGCCCAACCGCGTGTATTACCTCATTGATCCGGAAAATACCTCCAAAGAGTGGTGTCACGCTGTGGAAGAGGTCAAGGCCTACTATTTCGGAGCCTCCAATTCGCCCTCCAAGGTCAAATCCAAGGCCGTGTCTGccgtttcctcttcttcctcgccGTCTTGA
- the LOC131886591 gene encoding uncharacterized protein LOC131886591 — translation MASVSRNISTSTMKAFAATALLAAVAQAQEPYYYKWSPETPVAPTFKFPENIPVPFPETNEPAGNAGYQYQYTPEQPNSRPFKAPEDYTPVDFKYQYVSQPGDSFKYNYKPARGSLTSPMSLDPT, via the exons ATGGCATCAGTTTCAAGAAACATCTCCACCTCAACCATGAAAGCCTTTGCA GCTACCGCCCTCTTGGCCGCCGTGGCCCAAGCTCAAGAGCCTTATTACTACAAATGGAGCCCTGAAACGCCCGTGGCTCCTACTTTCAAGTTCCCTGAAAACATCCCAGTGCCCTTCCCCGAAACCAATGAACCGGCGGGTAATGCGGGTTACCAGTACCAATACACCCCTGAGCAGCCCAACTCCCGCCCTTTCAAGGCCCCCGAGGACTACACCCCCGTGGATTTCAAGTATCAATATGTCAGCCAGCCTGGAGACAGTTTCAAATACAATTACAAGCCCGCCCGGGGGAGTTTGACTTCACCTATGTCCCTGGACCCAACATGA
- the LOC131887232 gene encoding uncharacterized protein LOC131887232 (The sequence of the model RefSeq protein was modified relative to this genomic sequence to represent the inferred CDS: added 121 bases not found in genome assembly) → MNFVRDKFLCFRCLGKGHSRTECRSRIRCGETHCPYTHHPLLHGQNLKTQDMRDPSKSTTIVTNTRAQKTHVSPSYVLGIIPVKCRGPNGVSITHALVDEGSDTSFASESLLKRVGLMDLPLEKLQIHGATGSVQIRSCETQVTLGGVDSDPEYPLMVKSLPEVSKNLRGLSWKSIQNRWEHLKDLPLPQDGGKVELLLALDSKSLIMPQEWRCGTQGEPYAFRTPLGWVARGCIQEDQGVNPYVHFVQAEEGNLDQRLSEFFATETFGSELKKSGGKILNLQDQYALKLIKETTKKLPDEAGYEVALPWVPGIPKPKNNRSLALKRFEGLERRFQRDSNFKKAYAKAMGTYLSQGYAKLIEQPNELDHSSQAFLPHHGVWKKCGVKIRIVFDSAAKYEGRSLNDCLLTGPSLQNDIFDIMIRFREGDVAVAGDIEAMFSRVRLLEGDARYHRFLWRENESDPIRTYQMTGVVFGDSPSPCLAIHTVLQTAEDANCSESTKHRIQSQFYVDDYLDSFSSESLAIEESLNVRSVLAQGNFNLVGWVSNKPRVMQELGGGVADNIPLLETSAENKVLGMRWNIKEDVLVFDVMKTEIDIYTRRTILSRLAGLYDPMGLMATIIVAGKIKMKELIIRGQGWDDEIAQDQTVWWKRWMGNLKHLSEVRFQRSYSLTPDCDAEYEVHTFCDASEDAFAATIYLRTVRKNDVEITLICSKTRVSPKKPMTIPRLELQAAVLGARLAQHVVQALCVEVSSQVYWTDSRIVRAWIANSAHHFKPFVAHRVGEIQTITSVEDWRHVPGKENPADLASRGVISAREIPRVWFSGPEFLLHPEEHWPQDVQSEESEEYESNETKLETRSRFHGPQIHVCTVGKDFETFESAVESKMEANNQIFSMAEEELIRQSQLEAFNADIEALKSGKSISKSSRLLQLSPFLDKAGIIRAKGRIGCAEVDYNQKHPIVMCPKVPLTTLIVKQYHMNNHHPGTNHLLGLLRQKYWILRGRELVKKIRLGCRRCQIQVTRPLIQEMADLPPERMAIAKPPFYHTSIDLFGPLEIVVLRNGIEKRWGVIFTCMTTRAIHLEVVPSLSTQDFLNTFRNFLNTRGQPSTVYSDNGTNFVGAKNLLQELEWKAPREFRSVEWKFQVPGAPHWGGVHEALVRSAKTAMNNVLDQEQTSRRHLRESELRTVFCEVMGLLNSRPLCYVGSDPNDAQVLTPNHFLLLRGTKEVPNGIYSVLDTRRHFQYVQAVVEKIWTRWTLEYLPTLLSRKKWTTRMENVQVGKEVLLVGSPEPHSKWKLGRVIDVHPGKDGLVRAVTVQSGKECLTRPITKICPLGQASVPNL, encoded by the coding sequence ATGAATTTTGTGCGAGATAAGTTTTTATGTTTCCGATGTCTAGGAAAAGGGCATTCACGCACGGAATGTCGCTCAAGAATCCGTTGTGGAGAAACTCATTGTCCATACACTCATCACCCCCTACTCCATGGACAGAATCTTAAAACTCAAGATATGCGTGATCCCTCGAAGTCGACGACGATCGTCACAAATACCAGAGCTCAAAAGACCCATGTGTCACCAAGCTATGTGCTAGGTATTATACCAGTGAAGTGTCGTGGTCCCAACGGAGTTTCGATAACACACGCTCTTGTTGATGAAGGATCAGATACTTCTTTTGCAAGTGAGTCGCTATTAAAACGGGTTGGATTGATGGACTTGCCGCTAGAAAAGCTCCAGATACACGGAGCAACCGGTTCCGTTCAAATCAGATCGTGTGAGACCCAAGTCACATTGGGTGGAGTTGATTCGGATCCAGAATATCCACTGATGGTCAAATCCTTACCCGAGGTTAGCAAGAACCTACGAGGGCTTTCATGGAAATCAATCCAAAACCGATGGGAGCATTTAAAAGATTTACCCCTCCCTCAAGACGGAGGGAAGGTAGAGCTCTTATTGGCTCTGGATTCAAAATCGTTGATCATGCCTCAAGAATGGCGTTGTGGAACACAAGGCGAGCCGTATGCCTTCCGCACACCTTTGGGCTGGGTGGCTCGTGGCTGCATCCAAGAAGATCAAGGTGTTAACCCTTATGTACATTTTGTCCAAGCCGAGGAGGGCAACCTTGATCAAAGGCTTTCTGAGTTCTTTGCAACAGAAACGTTTGGCTCGGAGCTCAAAAAGTCTGGAGGGAAAATCCTCAATCTACAGGATCAATACGCACTTAAACTAATCAAAGAAACGACCAAGAAACTTCCAGATGAAGCTGGATATGAAGTGGCTCTCCCGTGGGTACCAGGGATTCCTAAACCCAAAAACAATCGaagtttggctttgaaacgATTTGAGGGTCTAGAACGTCGATTTCAACGGGATTCAAACTTTAAGAAGGCGTATGCCAAAGCCATGGGAACCTATCTGTCCCAAGGATACGCCAAATTGATCGAGCAGCCCAATGAGTTGGATCATTCAAGTCAAGCTTTCCTTCCACATCACGGCGTGTGGAAGAAGTGCGGGGTGAAAATCCGAATAGTCTTCGATTCCGCCGCCAAATATGAAGGAAGAAGTCTCAATGATTGTTTATTGACCGGTCCGTCAttgcaaaatgacattttcgACATTATGATCCGGTTCAGGGAGGGTGATGTGGCTGTAGCCGGGGACATCGAAGCCATGTTCAGTCGAGTGCGTCTTTTGGAAGGGGATGCCCGATACCATCGCTTCCtttggagagaaaatgaaTCCGACCCAATCCGTACGTACCAGATGACAGGTGTCGTGTTCGGCGATTCACCATCCCCTTGTCTTGCTATTCATACGGTTTTACAAACCGCTGAGGATGCTAATTGCTCCGAATCTACCAAACATCGTATTCAATCTCAATTCTACGTTGATGACTATCTTGATAGTTTCTCATCGGAAAGTCTTGCCATCGAAGAATCCCTTAACGTGCGCTCAGTTCTGGCTCAGGGGAACTTTAACCTGGTTGGCTGGGTGTCGAATAAACCTAGAGTGATGCAGGAACTGGGGGGAGGGGTTGCAGATAATATCCCTCTCTTGGAGACGAGTGCTGAGAACAAAGTGTTGGGAATGCGGTGGAACATCAAGGAAGACGTCCTGGTTTTCGATGTCATGAAAACAGAAATAGACATTTACACCAGACGAACCATCTTGAGCCGTCTGGCCGGATTGTATGATCCAATGGGGCTTATGGCTACGATCATCGTTGCCGGAAAGATTAAGATGAAGGAGTTGATCATACGAGGCCAAGGCTGGGACGATGAAATAGCCCAGGATCAAACTGTTTGGTGGAAGAGATGGATGGGAAATCTGAAACACCTATCTGAAGTCAGATTTCAAAGGTCCTACTCTCTAACTCCGGATTGTGATGCTGAGTATGAGGTTCACACCTTTTGTGATGCCTCAGAAGACGCGTTTGCAGCCACAATCTATTTGAGAACCGTGAGGAAAAATGATGTCGAGATCActttgatttgttcaaaaaccagGGTTTCTCCAAAGAAGCCTATGACCATCCCAAGATTGGAATTACAAGCTGCTGTATTAGGAGCTCGACTCGCGCAACACGTTGTCCAAGCCCTTTGCGTGGAAGTTTCCAGCCAAGTCTACTGGACTGATAGCAGAATCGTTCGGGCCTGGATTGCTAACTCTGCACATCATTTCAAACCCTTTGTCGCTCACCGGGTTGGTGAGATCCAAACCATAACGTCAGTTGAGGATTGGCGACATGTGCCTGGCAAAGAGAATCCTGCCGATTTAGCGTCTAGGGGGGTAATTTCGGCCCGCGAGATTCCTCGAGTTTGGTTCTCTGGCCCAGAGTTCCTGCTTCACCCTGAAGAGCATTGGCCTCAAGATGTACAATCGGAAGAATCCGAAGAATATGAATCAAACGAAACAAAATTAGAGACACGGTCAAGGTTCCATGGTCCTCAAATACACGTCTGCACTGTGGGGAAAgattttgaaacctttgagaGTGCAGTCGAATCAAAGATGGAAGcaaacaatcaaatattttcaatggccgAGGAAGAGCTGATCCGACAATCTCAACTTGAAGCATTTAATGCTGATATCGAAGCATTGAAGAGCGggaaatcaatatcaaaatcatcaagattGCTTCAACTTTCGCCGTTCTTGGATAAGGCGGGAATAATTCGAGCAAAGGGCCGTATTGGTTGCGCCGAAGTGGACTACAACCAAAAGCATCCGATAGTGATGTGCCCCAAGGTTCCACTCACCACCCTCATTGTCAAGCAATATCATATGAATAATCACCATCCTGGCACCAACCACCTTCTTGGACTTCTTCGGCAAAAGTATTGGATCCTCAGGGGAAGGGAGCTCGTCAAGAAGATACGCCTTGGTTGCCGAAGATGTCAGATCCAAGTGACACGCCCTCTGATCCAAGAAATGGCCGATCTTCCGCCTGAAAGAATGGCTATCGCCAAACCACCGTTCTATCACACATCTATCGACCTTTTTGGTCCTCTAGAAATCGTGGTGCTTCGTAATGGGATTGAAAAGCGATGGGGAGTCATCTTTACATGCATGACTACACGAGCCATTCACTTAGAGGTAGTACCTTCATTGTCAACTCAGGATTTCTTGAACACCTTCAGAAATTTCCTTAACACCCGAGGTCAACCTTCCACTGTCTATTCCGACAATGGTACCAATTTTGTCGGTGCCAAGAATCTACTACAGGAGTTGGAATGGAAAGCACCAAGAGAATTTCGATCAGTGGAATGGAAGTTCCAGGTACCTGGTGCGCCCCATTGGGGCGGTGTTCATGAAGCCCTCGTCCGATCCGCTAAGACTGCCATGAATAACGTccttgaccaagagcagactTCTCGTCGCCATCTGCGAGAATCAGAACTTCGAACTGTTTTTTGCGAAGTCATGGGTCTTCTTAACTCTCGTCCATTGTGCTATGTGGGTTCCGATCCCAATGATGCTCAAGTGTTAACTcccaatcattttcttttacttcGAGGGACAAAAGAAGTTCCCAACGGAATTTATTCGGTTCTTGATACTCGTCGACACTTCCAATATGTACAAGCTGTAGTGGAGAAGATCTGGACACGTTGGACTCTTGAGTATCTGCCAACTCTGCTTtctcgaaaaaaatggaccacCAGGATGGAAAATGTGCAAGTGGGTAAAGAGGTCTTACTCGTGGGGAGTCCAGAACCCCATTCGAAGTGGAAACTGGGTCGAGTAATCGA